One segment of Deinococcus sp. Leaf326 DNA contains the following:
- the rapZ gene encoding RNase adapter RapZ yields MPFVIVSGLSGSGKSTVLRTLEDAGFFITDNLPPELWGAMHDLVRARGLSRVAVSTDARTRDFLASLESSYERLSRRREDLQVLFLEATAEVLLQRYNLSRREHPLGENLMLDFSRERELLAPLRAIADTVIDTTKLSAPELSRRVMELYRLEQDFSLRLLSFGFKHAPPRDADLVLDVRTLPNPYYDPELRPRSGRRPEVAAYVFQDASSEAFYDELRGFVRSAAERAQASGRRGYTVAVGCTGGQHRSVAVTERLRGDLADLHAEITEHRDMHEPEGL; encoded by the coding sequence ATGCCGTTCGTGATCGTTTCCGGGCTTTCGGGCAGTGGCAAGAGCACCGTGCTGCGGACCCTGGAGGACGCCGGATTTTTTATTACCGACAACCTGCCGCCCGAGCTGTGGGGGGCCATGCACGACCTCGTGCGGGCGCGCGGCCTGAGCCGCGTGGCGGTGAGCACCGACGCGCGCACCCGCGACTTCCTGGCCTCGCTGGAATCGAGCTACGAGCGGCTCTCGCGCCGGCGCGAGGACCTGCAGGTGCTGTTTCTGGAGGCGACGGCCGAGGTGCTGCTCCAGCGCTACAACCTCAGCCGCCGCGAGCACCCGCTGGGCGAGAACCTGATGCTGGACTTCTCGCGCGAACGCGAGCTGCTCGCGCCGCTGCGCGCGATTGCCGACACGGTGATCGACACGACCAAACTCAGCGCGCCCGAGCTGTCGCGCCGGGTGATGGAGCTTTACCGTCTGGAACAGGACTTTTCGCTGCGGCTGCTGAGCTTCGGGTTCAAGCACGCGCCGCCGCGCGACGCCGACCTCGTCCTCGACGTACGAACGCTGCCCAATCCCTACTACGACCCCGAGCTCCGGCCCCGCAGCGGGCGCCGGCCCGAGGTGGCCGCCTACGTCTTTCAGGACGCTTCCAGCGAGGCCTTCTACGACGAGCTCCGGGGGTTCGTGCGCAGCGCCGCCGAGCGGGCGCAGGCCTCGGGCCGCCGGGGCTATACGGTGGCGGTCGGGTGCACGGGGGGGCAGCACCGCAGCGTGGCCGTGACCGAGCGCCTGCGCGGCGACCTGGCCGACCTGCACGCCGAGATCACCGAGCACCGCGACATGCACGAGCCGGAAGGCCTGTGA
- the yvcK gene encoding YvcK family protein, with protein MWLEPGIGVKRWLVLFAACTLVGAVGFLHFTWTGPLHFFATRWILYLNNFTSPEIMPLYVVGIAVMALALLGAFTSIVMLNRSMLRGTGTAPETAVDLLYERRTLARGAKVVAVGGGTGLSNLLSGLKVHTRNITAVVTVADDGGSSGRLRQSLDMVAPGDLTDCYAALSDSPVLARLLLHRFGRGEGLEGHTFGNLLLATLSEEQGGLGTAMQDIHDVLRVRGAVFPATTQPTTLVAQLDDGREIRGESQFASLVDPSRIRRVQLDPPGVPALPQVLEAIRDAELIVLGPGSLYTSIIPVLLVPEISQAIRDSAAPVLYVASLMTEPGETTGLTLEGHVHAVVGHLGRMPDWVLMNSAPIPADVRERYRAEGAEVLTLDGASRDLKERVRYAPLLQPGAARHDPAALASAIVGLTIRQR; from the coding sequence ATGTGGCTGGAACCGGGCATCGGGGTCAAGCGCTGGCTGGTGCTGTTCGCCGCCTGCACCCTGGTCGGCGCAGTGGGGTTCCTGCACTTCACCTGGACGGGGCCGCTGCACTTTTTCGCCACGCGCTGGATCCTGTACCTCAATAATTTCACCAGTCCGGAGATCATGCCGCTGTACGTGGTGGGCATCGCGGTGATGGCGCTCGCGCTGCTTGGGGCCTTCACCTCCATCGTCATGCTCAACCGCAGCATGTTGCGCGGCACCGGCACGGCGCCCGAGACGGCCGTGGACCTGCTCTACGAGCGCCGCACCCTCGCGCGCGGGGCGAAGGTGGTCGCGGTGGGCGGCGGCACCGGCCTATCGAATCTCCTGAGCGGCTTGAAGGTGCACACGCGCAACATCACGGCGGTGGTCACGGTGGCCGACGACGGCGGCTCGTCGGGCCGGCTGCGGCAGTCGCTGGACATGGTGGCGCCCGGCGACCTCACCGACTGCTACGCGGCGCTCTCAGATAGCCCGGTACTCGCGCGGCTGCTGCTGCACCGGTTCGGACGCGGCGAAGGCCTCGAGGGCCACACCTTCGGCAACCTGCTGCTCGCCACCCTCAGCGAGGAGCAGGGTGGACTGGGCACCGCCATGCAGGATATCCACGACGTGCTGCGGGTGCGCGGCGCGGTGTTTCCGGCGACCACCCAGCCCACTACACTCGTCGCGCAGCTCGACGACGGGCGGGAGATCCGGGGCGAGAGCCAGTTCGCCTCTCTCGTGGACCCCTCGCGCATCCGCCGGGTCCAGCTTGACCCACCGGGCGTGCCCGCGCTGCCGCAGGTCCTCGAAGCCATCCGCGACGCCGAGCTCATCGTCCTGGGGCCGGGCAGCCTCTATACCAGCATCATTCCGGTCCTGCTGGTGCCGGAGATCTCACAGGCCATCCGCGATTCGGCCGCGCCCGTCCTGTACGTGGCCAGCCTGATGACCGAGCCCGGAGAGACCACCGGCCTGACGCTGGAGGGTCACGTTCACGCCGTGGTGGGGCACCTGGGCCGTATGCCCGACTGGGTGCTCATGAACAGCGCGCCCATCCCGGCCGACGTGCGCGAACGCTACCGCGCCGAGGGGGCCGAGGTCCTGACCCTCGACGGGGCCAGCCGCGACCTGAAGGAGCGGGTCCGCTACGCCCCACTGCTTCAGCCGGGCGCGGCCCGCCACGACCCAGCCGCACTGGCGAGTGCCATCGTGGGCCTCACCATCCGGCAGCGTTAG
- a CDS encoding phage holin family protein has protein sequence MGFVIRLLVSALALYLLTQVYSGVYFVPGSGAGSVVIAALVMGVVNALIRPVLLLLSLPVNVLTLGLFTLIVNGVVLWLVAALTALNVAGFGAAVIGALILTLISWVLDAAVGALGLDGRRG, from the coding sequence ATGGGATTCGTCATTCGTCTGCTGGTCAGTGCGCTGGCACTGTACCTGCTGACCCAGGTCTACAGCGGCGTGTATTTCGTGCCGGGCAGCGGTGCGGGCTCGGTCGTCATCGCGGCTCTGGTCATGGGCGTGGTCAACGCGCTCATCCGTCCCGTGCTGCTGCTGCTCTCGCTGCCGGTCAACGTGCTCACGCTGGGCCTGTTCACCCTGATCGTCAACGGCGTGGTGCTGTGGCTCGTCGCGGCCCTCACGGCCCTGAACGTCGCGGGATTCGGCGCGGCTGTGATCGGCGCCCTCATCCTCACGCTCATCTCGTGGGTGCTGGACGCGGCGGTCGGCGCGCTGGGGCTGGACGGCCGCCGTGGCTGA
- the panC gene encoding pantoate--beta-alanine ligase: MRAALDGRGRVGLVPTMGYLHEGHAALIRRARQTTDRVVVSVFVNPLQFGKNEDLGRYPRDLERDLRVAGEAGADVVFHPEPDLMYPAGFASTVQVAGVSEPLDGAARPGHFAGVATVVLKLLNLVQPTQAFFGEKDWQQLAVVRRMVADLNVPAEIVGVPTVRADSGLALSSRNSYLSPEQQAQATALSAALRGVQEAYAAGERDVAVLKRIGLDILGRDSAVQPEYLSVVGPDLTEPAVLSAHPLNRVLVAARVGGVRLIDNLPLLPASASGLGRADAPL, from the coding sequence CTGCGCGCGGCCCTCGACGGGCGCGGGCGTGTGGGGCTGGTGCCCACCATGGGCTACCTGCACGAAGGCCACGCCGCCCTGATCCGGCGCGCCCGCCAGACCACCGACCGTGTGGTGGTCAGCGTGTTCGTCAATCCCCTGCAGTTCGGCAAAAACGAGGACCTGGGGCGCTATCCCCGCGACCTGGAACGCGACCTGCGGGTGGCGGGTGAGGCCGGCGCGGACGTGGTCTTTCACCCGGAGCCGGACCTCATGTACCCGGCCGGTTTCGCCAGCACGGTGCAGGTCGCGGGCGTCAGCGAACCGCTCGACGGCGCGGCGCGGCCGGGCCACTTCGCGGGGGTGGCGACGGTGGTCCTCAAGCTCCTGAACCTCGTGCAGCCCACACAGGCCTTTTTCGGCGAGAAGGACTGGCAGCAGCTGGCGGTCGTGCGGCGCATGGTCGCGGACCTCAATGTGCCTGCCGAAATCGTCGGGGTGCCCACCGTACGCGCCGACTCGGGCCTGGCTCTGAGCAGCCGCAACAGCTACCTCTCGCCCGAGCAGCAGGCCCAGGCCACGGCCCTGTCCGCCGCGCTGCGCGGAGTGCAGGAGGCCTACGCGGCCGGCGAGCGCGACGTGGCCGTGCTCAAACGGATCGGGTTGGACATCCTGGGCCGCGACTCCGCCGTGCAGCCCGAGTACCTGAGTGTGGTCGGGCCGGACCTGACCGAGCCCGCCGTGCTCAGCGCCCATCCCCTGAACCGGGTGCTGGTCGCGGCGCGGGTGGGCGGCGTGCGGCTCATCGACAATCTGCCCCTGCTGCCGGCCAGCGCCTCCGGCTTAGGCCGTGCGGATGCCCCTCTATGA
- a CDS encoding type IV pilus twitching motility protein PilT, translating into MPLYELLRELLTRRVSDIHLQGGAPPLGRIEGQLHVFGTQPLSHADVLALAQSLLTPEEFGYFEDRGQYTAACQIKELGRFRCHVFRQSGAVTLALRTIGATVPSLASLGLPTDLMTGLALAPRGLLLFAGPGDSGRTTSAASVVDHRNRQTTSRILTVEDPPEYLYAPARSLVAQRAVGHDVRSATQGLAAARVQDADLVFVGELLTAEEVRAALEVAQSGRLVVSTFLARDSGHALARLERLFPPHERADLRAALAETLLALVSQRLLPGLFGGDRVLAHEVLPGTPEVRAALESGSPARELRALLAGSQTAVLHPLEAHLAALVRQQRVSPESALAAASDPADLRARLPALG; encoded by the coding sequence ATGCCCCTCTATGAGCTGCTGCGCGAACTGCTGACCCGCCGGGTCTCGGACATCCATCTTCAGGGGGGCGCCCCTCCCCTGGGCCGAATAGAAGGCCAGCTTCATGTCTTCGGCACGCAGCCCCTGTCCCACGCCGACGTGCTGGCGCTCGCCCAGTCGCTGCTGACCCCGGAGGAGTTCGGGTATTTCGAGGACCGCGGCCAGTACACCGCCGCCTGTCAGATCAAGGAACTGGGGCGTTTCCGCTGTCATGTCTTCCGGCAGTCGGGCGCGGTAACGCTGGCCCTGCGCACCATCGGCGCGACCGTGCCCAGCCTCGCCTCCCTGGGACTGCCGACCGACCTGATGACCGGGCTGGCCCTCGCGCCGCGCGGCCTGCTGCTGTTCGCCGGCCCCGGCGACAGTGGACGCACCACGAGCGCTGCCAGCGTGGTGGACCACCGCAACCGCCAGACCACCTCGCGTATCCTGACGGTCGAGGACCCGCCCGAGTACCTGTACGCGCCGGCGCGCAGCCTCGTCGCGCAGCGCGCGGTGGGGCACGACGTCCGCAGCGCTACGCAGGGACTCGCAGCCGCCCGCGTGCAGGACGCCGACCTTGTGTTCGTAGGCGAACTGCTCACGGCCGAGGAGGTGCGCGCCGCCCTGGAGGTCGCGCAGTCGGGGCGGCTGGTCGTGAGCACCTTTCTGGCGCGCGACAGCGGACATGCCCTAGCCCGGCTCGAACGGCTGTTCCCGCCCCACGAACGCGCCGACCTGCGCGCCGCCCTGGCCGAGACGCTGCTGGCCCTGGTCAGCCAGCGCCTGCTGCCGGGGCTGTTCGGCGGCGACCGCGTGCTGGCCCACGAGGTCCTGCCCGGCACCCCCGAGGTGCGCGCGGCGCTGGAGAGCGGCTCACCCGCGCGGGAACTGCGCGCCCTGCTCGCCGGCAGCCAGACGGCCGTGCTGCACCCGCTGGAGGCCCACCTCGCCGCGCTCGTGCGCCAGCAGCGCGTCTCGCCCGAGTCGGCCCTCGCGGCGGCGAGCGACCCGGCCGATCTGCGGGCGCGCCTGCCCGCGCTGGGCTGA
- the greA gene encoding transcription elongation factor GreA — protein sequence MTKQRIPMTQRGHDKLTETLQHLKTTRREQISEYMGSAIADGDLRESAAYDEARMQQSENEGRIIEIEHQLERAVIVAEDSTGAIGLGAKVTLKDEKGAERRFELVGTYEVDVLKGKISDASPIGVALAGKHAGDVVELQGPKGKTVFTVVSVDYD from the coding sequence ATGACCAAGCAACGCATTCCCATGACCCAGCGCGGGCACGACAAGCTGACCGAGACGCTCCAGCATCTCAAGACGACCCGGCGCGAGCAGATCAGCGAGTACATGGGATCGGCCATCGCGGACGGTGACCTGCGGGAAAGCGCCGCCTACGACGAGGCCCGGATGCAGCAGAGCGAGAATGAGGGCCGGATCATCGAGATCGAGCATCAGCTCGAACGCGCCGTGATCGTCGCCGAGGACTCGACCGGAGCCATTGGCCTGGGCGCGAAGGTCACTCTGAAGGACGAGAAGGGCGCCGAACGCCGCTTCGAGCTCGTCGGTACATACGAGGTCGACGTGCTCAAGGGCAAGATCAGCGACGCCAGCCCCATCGGCGTGGCCCTGGCCGGCAAGCACGCGGGCGACGTCGTCGAGTTGCAGGGCCCCAAGGGCAAGACGGTGTTCACGGTCGTCAGCGTGGACTACGACTGA
- the malQ gene encoding 4-alpha-glucanotransferase, with the protein MTLQRSSGVLLHPTSLPGPYGIGELGAQARHFVDWLAQAGQTYWQVMPLGPTGYGDSPYQAFSAFAGNPYLIDLTALKAEGLLQESDFVAMPDFQAAKVDFGVQYVWRNQMLDRAYAAFAFGGAQDLRAGFDAFRTEEAEWLDDYALFMALKDAHGGLPWNAWEAGTRDRDPEVLAASRERLAGAVERVQFVQFLFFRQWNAVRAYARERGVQVIGDIPIFVALDSSDAWANRDQFYFDDQGQPTVVAGVPPDYFSETGQLWGNPLYDWDAMRSSNYAWWVKRFQGSLKLYDIIRIDHFRGFAAYWEIPFPAETAINGRWVPAPGHEMFQAVRDALGTLPIIAEDLGVITPDVEQLRDDFDFPGMAVLQFAFGGGDFSVNDFLPHNLRENQVVYTGTHDNDTTRGWWVSADDSERHNFRIYTSSDPNEQTFTAQLMRMAFESRAKLAVVPLQDVLNLGTEARMNLPGTTGDHNWTWRYDPATLLPSLATSLRTLTENTGRLQRGE; encoded by the coding sequence ATGACGCTTCAACGCTCAAGCGGGGTGCTGCTGCACCCGACCAGCCTGCCCGGCCCCTACGGCATCGGGGAACTGGGGGCTCAGGCCCGGCATTTCGTGGACTGGCTCGCGCAGGCCGGACAGACCTACTGGCAGGTCATGCCCTTGGGGCCGACCGGCTACGGCGACAGCCCCTACCAAGCCTTCAGCGCCTTTGCGGGCAACCCCTACCTCATCGACCTCACGGCCCTCAAGGCCGAGGGACTGCTGCAGGAGAGCGACTTTGTCGCCATGCCCGACTTTCAGGCCGCCAAGGTCGATTTCGGGGTGCAGTACGTGTGGCGCAACCAGATGCTCGACCGGGCCTACGCCGCGTTCGCGTTCGGCGGCGCCCAGGACCTGCGCGCCGGCTTCGACGCCTTCCGGACCGAGGAAGCCGAGTGGCTCGACGACTACGCGCTATTCATGGCCCTCAAGGACGCGCACGGCGGCCTGCCCTGGAACGCCTGGGAAGCGGGCACCCGCGACCGCGACCCCGAGGTCCTGGCGGCCTCGCGCGAGCGGCTGGCCGGCGCCGTCGAACGTGTGCAGTTCGTGCAGTTCCTGTTCTTCCGGCAGTGGAACGCGGTGCGCGCCTACGCCCGCGAACGCGGAGTACAGGTCATCGGGGACATTCCGATCTTCGTGGCGCTGGACAGCAGCGACGCCTGGGCCAACCGCGACCAGTTCTACTTCGACGACCAGGGCCAGCCCACCGTCGTGGCGGGCGTGCCGCCGGACTACTTCAGCGAGACCGGGCAGCTCTGGGGCAACCCGCTGTACGACTGGGACGCCATGCGGAGCAGCAACTACGCGTGGTGGGTCAAGCGGTTCCAGGGCAGCCTCAAGCTCTACGACATCATCCGGATCGACCATTTCCGGGGATTTGCGGCCTACTGGGAGATTCCCTTCCCGGCCGAGACCGCCATCAACGGCCGTTGGGTGCCCGCGCCCGGCCACGAGATGTTTCAGGCCGTGCGTGACGCGCTGGGCACGCTGCCCATCATCGCCGAGGACCTGGGCGTCATCACGCCGGACGTCGAGCAGCTGCGCGACGATTTCGACTTCCCCGGCATGGCAGTGCTCCAGTTCGCCTTCGGCGGCGGGGACTTCAGCGTGAACGACTTCCTGCCGCACAACCTGCGCGAAAATCAGGTCGTGTACACCGGCACGCACGACAACGACACCACACGCGGCTGGTGGGTGTCGGCCGACGACAGTGAGCGCCACAACTTCCGCATCTACACGAGCAGCGACCCCAATGAGCAGACCTTCACGGCGCAGCTCATGCGCATGGCCTTCGAGAGCCGGGCCAAGCTGGCCGTCGTGCCGCTTCAGGACGTGCTCAATCTGGGCACTGAGGCGCGCATGAACCTGCCGGGCACGACCGGCGACCACAACTGGACGTGGCGTTACGACCCGGCCACCCTCCTGCCCAGCCTCGCCACGTCGCTGCGGACCCTGACGGAGAACACGGGCCGGCTCCAGCGCGGCGAATAA
- a CDS encoding cob(I)yrinic acid a,c-diamide adenosyltransferase, which translates to MKLYTKTGDGGQTGLYGADRVSKGHPRVETYGTVDELNSVLGMARAENMRQEGPDTGLEADLEYLQNALFDLGADLATRAGGPYERRLSRLDAGDVTHLETLIDRYQEEAPPFTGFVHPGGTPVAAALQLARAVARRAERDFVRLLEVEEANPHAGVYLNRLSDLLFIMARAANARSGIHEEAWLVKGRR; encoded by the coding sequence ATGAAGCTGTATACGAAGACGGGCGACGGCGGACAGACCGGACTGTACGGGGCCGACCGCGTGAGCAAGGGGCACCCCCGGGTCGAGACCTACGGCACGGTGGACGAACTCAACAGCGTGCTGGGTATGGCCCGGGCCGAGAACATGCGGCAGGAGGGGCCGGACACCGGCCTGGAGGCGGACCTCGAATACCTGCAGAACGCGCTGTTCGACCTGGGGGCCGACCTGGCTACCCGCGCGGGCGGCCCCTACGAGAGGCGGCTGAGTCGCCTGGACGCCGGCGACGTGACCCATCTCGAAACCCTGATCGACCGTTACCAGGAAGAGGCCCCGCCCTTTACCGGCTTCGTGCATCCGGGGGGCACGCCGGTCGCCGCCGCGCTCCAGCTCGCCCGCGCTGTGGCCCGCCGCGCCGAGCGGGATTTCGTTCGTCTGCTGGAGGTCGAGGAAGCCAACCCCCACGCCGGGGTGTACCTCAACCGTCTCTCGGACCTGCTGTTCATCATGGCCCGCGCCGCCAACGCCCGCAGCGGCATACATGAGGAAGCGTGGCTGGTCAAAGGACGGCGTTAG
- a CDS encoding N-acetylmuramoyl-L-alanine amidase has translation MPSLRSVLALGALTLGLLAPGAQAAPRVGTHSGYTRLVFDLPAAAGTAAKPRTTLTGTRLQVTLGQTLRTESGSLSAPGVRAYAVKGAAVTVTLAPGHARATASVLPRSGAQPARLVVDIPTGAGAARTSAAKGTAGPVAQAPRPAAATVRPASTRTVTRPRVVIDAGHGGVDPGMTSRWVTEKDVTLDVARRVRDVLRARGVDVVMVRDNDRHLSADKATDLNARARLATTGEVSAYISIHVNAGGASAQGIETYYFGQPLGGQSRSLAVAENGGGSVGQELTRQAAGKAQNVLGDIVAQAKLSFSRQLAQQVQQNLVSSTGALNRGVHTDAFYVIRNPNTAAILTEIGFGSSPKEGPLLATPAYRDRIGNAIARAILTFLHMD, from the coding sequence GTGCCGTCTCTCCGGTCGGTGCTCGCCCTGGGCGCGCTGACACTGGGCCTCCTGGCACCGGGGGCACAGGCCGCGCCGCGCGTGGGCACCCACAGCGGCTATACCCGCCTCGTGTTCGACCTGCCGGCGGCCGCGGGGACGGCGGCGAAGCCCAGGACCACCCTCACGGGGACCCGCCTTCAGGTGACGCTGGGCCAGACGCTGCGGACCGAGTCGGGCAGCCTCTCGGCGCCGGGCGTGCGCGCCTACGCGGTCAAGGGCGCCGCCGTGACCGTCACGCTGGCCCCCGGCCACGCCCGGGCGACGGCCAGCGTCCTGCCCCGCAGCGGCGCGCAGCCGGCCCGGCTCGTCGTGGACATACCGACCGGCGCCGGAGCGGCCCGGACCAGCGCTGCGAAGGGGACGGCCGGGCCGGTGGCCCAGGCCCCCCGTCCGGCCGCCGCGACCGTGCGCCCCGCCAGCACCCGGACCGTGACGCGCCCGAGGGTGGTCATTGACGCGGGACACGGCGGCGTGGACCCCGGCATGACCAGCCGCTGGGTCACCGAGAAGGACGTGACCCTGGACGTGGCGCGCCGGGTGCGCGACGTGCTGCGCGCGCGCGGCGTGGACGTGGTCATGGTGCGCGACAACGACCGGCACCTCAGCGCCGACAAGGCCACGGACCTCAACGCCCGCGCCCGCCTCGCCACGACCGGCGAGGTCAGCGCCTACATCAGCATTCACGTCAATGCGGGTGGAGCCTCGGCGCAGGGAATCGAGACCTACTACTTCGGGCAGCCGCTCGGGGGCCAGAGCCGCAGCCTCGCGGTCGCGGAAAACGGCGGCGGCAGCGTGGGTCAGGAGCTGACCCGCCAGGCCGCCGGCAAGGCGCAGAACGTACTGGGCGACATCGTGGCGCAGGCCAAGCTCAGCTTCTCGCGACAGCTCGCCCAGCAGGTGCAGCAAAATCTCGTCAGCAGTACGGGGGCGCTGAACCGGGGCGTGCATACCGACGCCTTCTACGTCATCCGCAACCCGAATACGGCCGCCATCCTCACCGAGATCGGGTTCGGGAGCAGCCCCAAGGAAGGTCCGCTGCTCGCCACCCCCGCCTACCGCGACCGCATCGGCAACGCGATCGCCCGGGCGATCCTGACCTTTCTGCACATGGACTAA